cttcttcttttttttgtgtttctatcAATGAGGTTCGCCTCGACCGGGCCCTCACCGGCCGCGTGctaggcgaccctcgcccatgACTAGGGAGGTCGGCCCTCACAAGATCGGGTGAGGGATTGCCTCGCCCAACCCTCGCAAGTGCTCGGCCATCACCGGAGACCAATAACCggcgaaaaggaaggaaaaaaaaaaggggaaaaagaaaggaaaaataaaaaatgagaagaatttcaaagaatgaaaattacgaaaatacaaTTAGTtagacatttttgaaaaagcaGGACATTTTaagtcattatttgaaacaagctCTACTCCAGATTCTTATTTAACAAAATAATgacatttcaagctcttatgtGAAAATTTctcacaatttaaaaaaataaaattagtcttTTAACGCTTTTCTATCATGCCATTAAGTACTAAGGAAAAAGCCTATGTGGTGGGTTCGACTCTCTGCCTTGGGTCTCCTCACCCGGAAAAGGACGACCACGGTCCTGTCCTTACCAAAATAGGCCAAGGCCGGTGGGCAAGGTGGTTTAAgtaataataagaaaatatgaatttttatatCATAAAAGATCATGTAATTTCGAGTCTCGATATGATTTCTATTCCCCCTAATGCAAGATAGAGAAGGTCTAGCACACAGTGACAAGGGCATACCACTACTtacatccgaccaaaaaaaaaaaaaaacaaaagtaccaACGGAAAATGGTCTATTGACAAGAATGCttagaaaattaccaaataaataaCTAAGAAGACCGTGCCATTTTTAACACGTTACCACTTCCTCACGCTATGCTTAATCAATATTTGGCCAAATTAAACATTTTATCTTAATTAAGTTTGATCTTTATCCGTAGTATTGGtaaacataataggaaaaatttaaaataaggacctgaaatgctttcattttctcaaataagggctcgaagtgaatcttatttcaaataagggcttgaagtgccttttttttttcctcaaatgaGGGTCCGAAGTGaatatcatttcaaataagggtctgaagtacttttttttccctcaaataagggtccgaagtgaaCTTTGTGTCGAATAAGAGCCTAACGTGGCAATGAAGTCTAAAAAAAAGACCCGATCTcaaggatatttttgtcatttttttctttttttccttgtcttttccttttcctttatatatatataaaaagagagagagagacaaaagcGCTGCCGCTCCATCACCAGTGGGGGTATCGGcgaaggccggcggggtcgctCCCGTAGTTCTTCCGGCGACCCTCTTTCCTATCCTGAGATCGTCGTCTTGCTGCTCCATTTGTCTTCATTGCACACTAACAATTTCATCGGCCTAGGAAAGAACCGATGGTTCGAGGGATGTTCCTATTTGGCCAAATCACCATGTTCGGGTTCTTCATTGGAATGTAAATGATGGAGAAGGATTTTGAGGATTCCGCGAACTTGTTTTTTTGCATGTTATCATTAAAAGAGCATCTAGTTCGAAAGAAGACCAGAATGAAAAGACTTCGTTGTAATTCTAACCGGAGGGAGTTTCTTATAAAAGCGTCCCTCAGCTCTGAAAGCTGTGCGTTCCTTGCTCAACCCCAGGACCGCGTACAAATCCttcgtcttcctcttcttctcttctccacTCGCCATTGATTCTCTTAACTTCAATCAATGCCttggcttcttcttcctccgtttGATCCGGACCCGTCCGACGGTGGGGCGGCGGCCCGCCTgtgtttgttccttttttttattttcaattttttaatttcttttttaactaaaaaaagaaaaaaagggaaaaaaaaaacaaagaaaaaggttaaaaaaatcaaaaaggtgaaatgacgaaaatatcctttaggttaggcccttttttgagactctGTGGccatttcgggcccttatttgaatctATCACGCTACTTCGGGCCATCATttaaaacaaagttcactttaagcccttatttgataaaataataaCACTTTGAACccttgtttggaatttttccaacATAATGTTACTCTatcaataaataataaaatcttCGGAAGCGCAAACTTTTTCGATTTCTTGATAAgccttttttggccttttctaaATTCTTTCTAGCACATTTGTGCCTTTCCCAAAATGCTattgtatttataccaattcaattctaaatatttttcaattatactAATTGAGTGATAAACCTTTTGAGGATTggtcaattttagccaaaaattgctGATATGGATGTCGGACGTCCGACATgcgaaaaaataatattaaagaGAAAGTTCAAGGACGTGAATTCAATTGAGATCTCGGTGTCACTTTTCGCTTTGTGAATTGATTATATCATCGGATCGACCGAGGATCTTGAAATACCAAAGGAGAAAGGTCGCAATCCCATATTAGCCGAAGGAAGCTTGTTATTGCTCTTCCTAATCCAAGCTTCAACGGGCCCGACAGATCGCAGCTCGTCCCACCACCAAATCGGCCATGCCGCCGCCGTCGGGAGGACCGCCATCGACCCGGTCAACCACCACGCAAAGTCTATTTCCTTCACGGTCGAAGTGTTCTAGGAGTTCACGTACGCATGTGTCTACATGTAGCTAAATCCATTGGATTGGCTTAGTACATAGAGGCATGGGGTGCAATATAATGAGGACAAAGGAAATCATGAGACTTTGTCTCTTAACTTTTAAGATTTGAAGATTTGATTCTCAATGGTGGGGAAGCATATGTTAGCGTGAGAGATCCCACACAGAGGAAGTACGTAGGTCTCTGTCTTAAAGAataaatctaagtattcatattTTGATAAATGCTTTGTAAGCATAATGTTGTCTGGGTGACCATGAGAATATTAATATAATGTGAGCCGCAGATTCTTGAAGTGGATacaataattattaattatttattttgtgtgGTACAAAACAGTCTGTTTTTTTTACTCATCCAAATATTATTACATAATCATATTTCTCTTTTGATAATTGACATAATTCTCGATACTTATTTCATGTCTCATTGTGGATTGGTTAGGGCTTTTTCCCTATATATCAAAGGTAAATcggatacttttttttttttgtacgtaTGTTCAATCAAACCTGACGTGTGgtggaacaaaataaaatagttgTTTGGAAATACAAAACAAACTTAACCCCCACCATATCAATCATTCAATTGGATTCATTCGGCCCTCGAAATATCACCGATGAATTCTTCCAAGTTCCGATCCGATGACCCGCCTCTCGCCGCGGCCCGCCTGCATGACTCTCgcatctctcttgctctcttccTCATATCTCGCCCCTCGCTGCTCTCCACATCCATGAGCTTTCTCACCAGCCGTGCAATTTCTTGCCGCGTGACCATATTCTCAACACCACCGTCGTGGCTGCCGCCGCCGCATTCCTTCTTGAACCTCAACCCGATCTTCCAGTCCTCCACGATCTGCTTGCCGTTGGGAACTTGGTCCATCAATATAGGACACGTCAGCATGGGGACCCCAGCGTAGATGGCTTCCAGCGTGGAATTCCACCCGCAGTGGGTCCAGAACCCGCCCACCGAAGGGTGGCACAAGACCTTTAGCTGCTCGCACCAGGGCACCACCAGGCCAATGTCCTCTGCGCATGCGCTTCCGATCAGCGACGTCTCCCCACGCGCCACCCACAGGAACCGCACCCCGCTGTCCCGCACCCCGGCCACCATCTCCTCCATCTGAGCCTTGGACACCGAGAGGAAGCTCCCGAAAGAGACGTACAGGACCGACCCTCCACGCTGAGAGTCGAGCCACCGGAGATAAGCCACGTCGCCGGCTCCCTCGCCGTCCAAGAAGGGGATGGTGGGGCCGACGCAATAGGCGGGCGCTGGGAGTCGAGATTGGAGGGCGTCCATTACAGGGGATTCGAGCTCGTAGAAGGAGGTGGAGAGGAAGTAGTCGGCCTTGGAGGCCCAGGCGACGGACTCCAGGACTCCGTCCAATACCCGGCGCCCATTTTCGTTCAAGATCGCAGGAAGATCTGCGAGGCGGATCTTAGCGACTCCTGGAATGTAGTCAACTTCCTCGTCTCCCCTCTCTGCCAACacacaaacaaagaaaaagatagaaaaacaGGCGAATCCGATCACTGGTTTCCCattcaagaatcaagaaaacATAACCAGTCGCAGGAGCCCAGCCCAACGTCAAATTTAGAAGACGACCCATGTGCACAGATCCGATCTCGGTATGATCAAGCCACTTGCCGCCGCATTGAAAGGCGGTCCTTCTCGAATTACGATGGCCTCGCCTCGGAGATCAAGGACATGCGAAACAGTGTATTGCTTTCAACTTTAATGGTGAATTTTTAAGCGCACCTGACAAGTCGACCGGAAAATGGCCCTTCTGCTGAAGCATCTCGAAATGATGGAAAACTGCAAACACCGACGCCGACATCGTCCACAGCGTGGCCACCGGGATGTTCCTCCGCTTGCCGGCCCCAACGGCCCACGCCATGTACGTGTCCGCTACAATGGCCGACACCGGCAGCTCCAGCCTGTCCAGCAGCTGCTCCACCGGAGCCTCCAGCTTCGTGAGGACAGCTTCGAAGAAGGCGATGAAGTTCTCGGCTCGGTGGAGCTCCGACGGTACGACATTGGGGACAGTGGCGAAGCGGACGTTGGCCGGCTTCAGCTCAGGGCCGAGGAAGCCGAGCCACTCCTCCGTGACGACGAAGGTGACGAGGATGTCGGGCTTCTTGGAGACGAGGAGCTTGCAGAGGTTCATCATGGGGTTGATGTGGCCTCGGCCGGGGTAAGGCAAGGCCACCACGTGGCAGACCGAGGTCGTCTCCGATTCCATGTCAATCGGATTCTGGTCGAAGAGAAGTTTGCTCTCGCGTACCTATGGTGGTAGGAAGAAGGATATAACTCCATGTCATTAAGGTAATGGCCATAGCTCCAAATTACGGATATGCCCTCTGCGCGGGGAGAAAATTGCAGAGAGTCTGTTTCATATGCCCCCCACATTTCTGCGTACATTGTAAAGATGAATTGACCGTTGGCGATGGCTATGCTCACCTTTCATCGTACGGGATATTTTGGTACAACGACAACGACGATCCATGTAAACTTGCCCGAAAATGAAAAAGCATCCCTCCATTATTGTACATCTTTATAAAAGTCTGAGGTAAGCCCTTCAATTAAATTTGACCGTTTGagcactgatttttttttttggggtcgtaGAGCACTGAGTTGGCTCGTGTGGAAACACATATCACATTTTGAATTGCATGTATGATGTAGATCTCGCTTCTGTGATGTCAAGTACGAACCACGCCGCGaactaaaaacaaaaggaaataaatataGAGAGAGTTTGCGCAAGGCATGGTGATCGCCGTGTCTCATGGACCCAAGACCACCTTCCGGTGGTTGATTGAGGAGGGCGACCGGCACGAGCGGGAGTCTCGCGGCTCTCATATCCAAATTCGAGAGTCACGACTGGGGCGCTTGCGTGAGAGCATGAGCGCGAGATCACGAGGCGAGGACAGCCCACGGCACGGTGGTTGCCACTTCTTGGGTCTCTAGACCGTCCGGCATTCCCAAATTTTGCCGCCCTTGAACGTTTGAGGGACGAGTGACGAACCATTATAAAGAATACATGAAcaattttggataaaaaaaaaaatagtccatTTTACTTTTCAGGGATCACTGTGTGTTCTAGCACCGGCTAGAAATGCTTGGCTTCTCACTTGTGGTCTTGTTTCTTTGTCGAGAAATGGAGAGAGACCATTCTTAAATATGGCTTTactagcataataatttttggtaATGAAAATAACAATACGTTGTGAgttacaaatttttaaaaaattggattccataatttatttttttgtggcctaAAATAGACTGTTAGTCTTAAGTCTCCCAAAGACTGTTACATAATCTATCCTCTATTAAATATTGCAGAAAACTCAACTGTATACCGTTGCCCATGCCACGCTCAATAGAAAGAGGAAAAGCTAGGTTTTCGAATAGTCATTAATCATACCCACGAGTCTTGTGGAAATTTTTAGGTGCTCTCAAAGCACGATATTTCGGCTGCGATGAGTCGTCTTATTTATCTCGAAAAGCTATCTAACGTTTTTCAAAGGAATTGATGCGATTTATTAGCTCAAACGTCATATAAGTTGCATGACCAAAGAGCATACACATTTTATGTCGGAATGTCAAAAAGGGGTAAAGTACTGTTCCGAAGAGTtttatcggaaaaaaaaaaaaatactctagcTTTTAGCATGACTAAAGAGCATACCATAGTTTACGAGGAAGCAGATGCTCTATATAAAGACCAAGGTAATTCTGACATTCTTGTTGTCTCTCTGTATGTAGAAGATCTCATATGTATAGGAAACAATGAGAAGATGATTCaagaattcaaagaagaaatgagGAAGACATTCAAGATGATAGGCTTGGGCTCGATGCACTACCTCCTCAACATCAAATTCGTCCAAATTGAAGGATTTTCATCTCACAGAAGAAATATGTCAAGAACCTCCTGAAGATTTTCAAGATGGATGATTGCAAAATTGTCGCTCCATTGTTCGTGGCaaatgaaaaattactaaaggaagatgaagtagAAAAACGTTATGCTTGTCTCTATAGAAAATTATTTGGCAGTCTACTATATATCACTACTACACGATGAGGCATCATGCACGCGATAAGTCTACTATCATGGTTCATGCAGAGTCCGAGTCAAATTCACTTTGGAGCTGCCGAGAGAATTCTAAGATACTTACGAGAAACTTCATATTATGGAATTTGATATCGCCCAAATGCAACTACCAAGCTCTTTGGCTATACCAACAATGATTGGGTAGGTCCAGTCAACAACAAGAAGAATACTACCGGCTATGCATTCGCTATGAGTTCTAGAATAGTCTCTTaggcgtaaaaaaaaaacactcagaGGAATAATCGACAGTCGAAGCTGAATATGTCGTAGTCAATATGACCACTAATAAAGCACTATGCCTCAATACTAGAAGAAATTGGAGAAGCACATAGGAAACCGACTCCGATATTTTGCGATAACAAGTCCGCAATCGCTATGGAAGAGCCAAACgtatatttatcaaatatcacTTCATACGAGGAGTGCAAAGCAGCAGGAAATATCAAACTGCAGACATATTTACGAAAGCTTCTTTATTCTTTGTTTCCTTGTGTTCCCTTGCCATTAAAGTCCACTTTCATATACATATCCTTCTTGTTCCCTTCCTATAGGAAGCACTGACACTCTCTCGGGGCTTccgtgtcgtgtccgacactctGACACTTTCCCGACACTCTCTAACATGTGATCGACGTATGGTCGGTACTCCGCACACACTAGCGACACTCGAGTATAGTAGTCCAATACACTATTTCAACACACACAtggttaattttaagcattttcattaaattaagggccaaaacataaatttatttaaGTCATATACTCAGCCACCCCTACCATTAATATACACAGCTAGTCCAAAAAAGCCCAATCATGAATACAATGAGAAGAAACTCaccattgatatttttatagGTGCATGATAATACAACGTATcgggaattctctatttttgagaagTAACGTGTTGGTGTGTCGTGTCACGTGTCGATATCGGTGCCACTTAGCCATTGTCTAGATAAAAATTTTATACACTCACCTAAAATTATCGCTATTAGCTTCAACAATCTAACGAACTTTGCTAGTATAACGGTCTTTGAGCTACTGTGAGAATAACATCATATTATAAGTCACAAATACTTAAGAGAATGGatcccataataatttttaattatttgctatttattttttatgacccAAAATAGACTGCTATTTTTAAAGTAGATTTATTTAAAGACAAGTACTTAagtatttctcttttttatatgTACTCTAAAACATGTCTTACTTAAGGACACTTATTTAAATGGCTCAGTTTACTTTGGTATTGCAACCTTTTAATAAACCACACGCAAAGATatgtgaaattttcaaataaggactcgaagtgcttttattttctcaaacaagggcatggtttaaatattatttaaataaaaacctGAAGTGATCATGTAGTCTCAAAAAAGAGCCTGGCCTAAAGTGCGTTTTCGtcatttcccttttatttttgcgCAAAGTCGCCTACGGAGCTGCTACTCTCTGTCTTCTGTGTccgctcttctctctctctctctttgccccACACTGCGTAAGAACCTCAAACCTCTGCTTCACAAGGTGGAAGCCTCCACTCTCAAACCAATCCCTGTCCCCATGGTTCTCCGCCACCCCCCACCTCCACCCTCATCAAGAGCTTCAACGCCCTCTACGACTCCATCCTCCACCCCTCATTCTCTTCCTCCCCTCCTCAACCTCCACCACCGCCGACCTCGACCTCGCCACCATCTTCGCCTTCGCCTCGtggttcttcttctcctcctcggGCCACTCCAAATCCATCATTGACTACACGGCTTTCATCCCCATCGCTACCCCCTTCGGCGCTGCTCGTCGACAATAGTGTCGCCATCCCCACCTACGTGGACTTCTGGCTGTCCATGCAAGAAATGGTGGAGGCCCGCCAGTTGTTAGACGTAAAGTCTGATTTGGACTCAGGCAAGGGTCGCAGGCCCTCGTGGAGGCACCGGCGACCCCCCACTAGTGGTGGGGTGACGGCCCTCtatgtgtttttcttattttttttaattttaaaaaaactagaaaaaggaaaaaaaaacaaagaagaaaatcaaataaagggaaatgacgaaaatgcccttgagcctaGGCCTTTTTTTGAGACTTTATGCCACTTTACGCCCTTATTTGACATAAGGTTCACTTTAGGCCTTTTTTGATAAAATGAGgacactttaggcccttatttaaaataatgttcacttcatacttttatttgagaaaacgaaagtactttaggcttttatttaaaattttccctaaagATAAGGTCACATTCGAAGACTTACGACATAAGCAAGCCAATTGAAAAGCGTGCAAAATAAGCAAGAGTCTGACTACATTCTGCCGAGTACAATCTTCAGGCCATCCGAGGGCCTTGGATGTGGTAGATGAAGTAGTTTTTACATCTGGATTTTTCAGTGCCCACCTACAAAATTTACAGATAACCATAAGAACACGTCCGATTAAATGCAGCAGCATGCAAGAAAATTCATCAAGTTAACAAAGTATCCAAACTTCTTTTTGCCCGGATGAAGTGAAAGCATGAGGTAATTTACTTGTATCCTACGCATAAATGACGCAGAAAAAGATCGATTTGCATCCTGGCGAGCATGTTCGCGGTGCATATTCTTGATCCCCCGCCGAAAACTTGGAAGGATCCTGGTTTTGCCGGTTTCTGTAGACATAAACGGTAAGCTGTTAAGACAAACAATGCGATGAATTATTCAGAAAATTCGGCAGATGGGTGAGACAATATCAACGTACATTCCATCGATCCAGGTTGAAGAATAATGGATCTTCGAAATTTCTTGAATGTGTAGGACCGGATCGAAACCACACGATAACTTTCCATCCATTAGGAAACACATAACCTGAAAGTCTTTGTTATCATCAGAACATGATTACAAAAGAACGAACTTCCAACATCTACAAAACTCACCCGTCGAACTTCTTTTACGTACCTTGATATTCGACTTCTCGATCGCCATATCGAAACACAAAACCCAACACATCCGCCATCCTAAGTATTTCTTCCATCACCTTAAGAAAATAGAtgaattaattcaagttcgacATTTtttgggagaattaccaaaaaattcttaaacctattgtaattgtgtcaattcagtcataaaccttttgcatttgtgctaagtcggtcttaaaccttttgtatttgtaccaattcagtctatccgaccaattttggctagccAACGCTGACatgaactttttaaataatattcgaatttttttataattttttttcttgttttcttagaGTTAGGGTCACCGAGGGTTGAGATGCCCTTCCTGCGCTGGTCCAGATCAAGCGAGGCCATTATTGCCCTCGCCCTGACCAAGGAAGGGTCATGGCTTCCTCGTCTGGTCAAATCTGGGGAGGGCATCCCGGCCCTAAGTGGGGAAAAAAactaaatgaaagaaaagaaaacaattaaaaaaat
The genomic region above belongs to Rhodamnia argentea isolate NSW1041297 chromosome 6, ASM2092103v1, whole genome shotgun sequence and contains:
- the LOC115741562 gene encoding UDP-glycosyltransferase 87A1-like is translated as MESETTSVCHVVALPYPGRGHINPMMNLCKLLVSKKPDILVTFVVTEEWLGFLGPELKPANVRFATVPNVVPSELHRAENFIAFFEAVLTKLEAPVEQLLDRLELPVSAIVADTYMAWAVGAGKRRNIPVATLWTMSASVFAVFHHFEMLQQKGHFPVDLSERGDEEVDYIPGVAKIRLADLPAILNENGRRVLDGVLESVAWASKADYFLSTSFYELESPVMDALQSRLPAPAYCVGPTIPFLDGEGAGDVAYLRWLDSQRGGSVLYVSFGSFLSVSKAQMEEMVAGVRDSGVRFLWVARGETSLIGSACAEDIGLVVPWCEQLKVLCHPSVGGFWTHCGWNSTLEAIYAGVPMLTCPILMDQVPNGKQIVEDWKIGLRFKKECGGGSHDGGVENMVTRQEIARLVRKLMDVESSEGRDMRKRAREMRESCRRAAARGGSSDRNLEEFIGDISRAE